One stretch of Caldinitratiruptor microaerophilus DNA includes these proteins:
- the sdhC gene encoding succinate dehydrogenase, cytochrome b556 subunit — protein MAATEPRALASRAGAREVRVYADLAPRRYRAGMWAFALHRISGLAIALFLLLHIWEITSVTRGGAQGFDQTMARLAVRPFVIGEFLLFLAVVFHGINGVRLVLMDMGAGVRRQKALFWWVLGISAAVIVYGAFFFARRFAAYPWSL, from the coding sequence GTGGCAGCCACAGAGCCCAGGGCCCTCGCGTCGCGGGCGGGCGCGAGGGAGGTCCGGGTGTACGCCGACCTGGCGCCACGGCGCTACCGCGCGGGGATGTGGGCGTTTGCCCTCCACCGGATCAGCGGCCTGGCGATCGCCCTGTTCCTCCTGCTCCACATCTGGGAGATCACCTCGGTCACCCGGGGAGGCGCCCAGGGCTTCGACCAGACCATGGCGCGCCTGGCCGTGCGCCCCTTCGTGATCGGGGAGTTCCTGCTCTTCCTCGCCGTCGTGTTCCACGGGATCAACGGGGTGCGGCTCGTCCTGATGGACATGGGCGCCGGCGTGCGGCGCCAGAAGGCCCTCTTCTGGTGGGTGCTGGGCATCTCGGCGGCCGTCATCGTGTACGGGGCGTTCTTCTTCGCCCGGCGCTTCGCCGCATACCCGTGGTCGCTGTAA